The sequence GCACTTGGGTTTGATGCGCAAAAAGAATTTTATATTCCTGAAGATGTAATGTTGCGCTTTAGAAATATTTGTGAAAAAGGTGTGTGTGCTAATAAAATTTGGGAAGATACTTATAAGGAAAAGATTACAGAATTACAAGCATATCAAAACAAAGATTTTAGTAAAATTATTTACCCTACTTTTGAAAAAGGTCAAAAAGTTGCCACTAGAGTAAGTAATGGTAAGATTTTAAATGCAATTAGTAGTGCTGTAGCTGGGTTTATTGGAGGGAGTGCGGATTTGTCACCCTCAAATAATACGGGATTAGATCAAGCAGGGGATTTTCCTAATGGTAAAAATATCCATTTTGGAATCCGCGAACATTCTATGGGGGCAATTAGTAATGGTTTGGCAAATTATGGCCTATATTTGCCATTTTGCGCTACTTTTTTTGTATTTAGTGATTATCTTTCTCCAAGTATTCGAATTGCAAGTATTATGAATGCAAAGGTATTTTATATTTTTACACATGATAGTATTGGGGTGGGTGAGGATGGAGCTACTCATCAACCTATTGAACAATTAAGTCATTTTAGAGCAATGCCAAATTTAAGTGTATATCGCCCAGCAGATGCAAATGAAAACGTTGCATGTTGGAAAGATGCTTTGGAGAGACAGGGGCCTAGTATGTTTGTATTATCAAGACAAAATCTTGAGGTATGCACTCCAGAGGATAATGATCAAGTAAAATATGGCGGTTATATTTTAAAGGCTAGAGAGAATGCAAAAATCACTTTGCTTGCGAGTGGTTCAGAAGTGTCTTTAGCATTAAGAAGCGCAGAAAAATTAGAAGAAATGGGGATTATTGCTCAGGTTATAAGCGTGCCTTGTTTGGATATTTTATTGAAGCAAGATAAGACTTATATTAAAAATTTATTTAAAGATACAAAAATTTTGGCAATTGAAGCAGCGCGTAGTTATGAATGGTATTATTTTGCTGATGATGTGTTAATGATGGAGGGATTTGGAAGTTCTGCAAAGGGTGATGAGCTTTTTGAATTTTATGGATTTAGTGAAGAAAATATTATTAAGCGAGTAAAGGCATTATGCTAGATTCTAAAAATCTTTATGTCTTTTCATCTCGTCGCGCTATAGGGGATTTTTATTTAGAATTTGATGGGGATTTTGCTCCTAGAGTAATGAGTGCACAGGAATTTTTTGAATCTTGTATTGTGATTGAAAACAAAAAAAGAGCACCAAAATTTGTGATGAAATTTTTGTTATTACAAACATTGTATGAATACAAAAACACGCATAAGCTTGTGCTTTTTGATAAGAGTTTTTTGGCCTATTTGGAAGGAATGGAGTTTTTAGAAAACTTTTTTACTGAGTTAGATTTATCTGGAAAAAAAATAGAAGATATTAGCATTTTAGACACTTATGAGGACTATGAAGAGCATTTAAAAATTCTAAAAGATATTTATGAAAATTTTCAAGAAAAATTAAAAAATTATCAATTATATAGAAATTTTTATAGCCAAAATTATGAGATTTATACAGATATTTTTGCGAATATTGAGAGGATTGACTTTTTTTTAGATGGGGTGCTTTCTTTAACAGAACAAGAAATTTTGACAAAAATTGCACGGGATAAAAAGCTTATCTTGCATTTTGAATACGATGCTTATAATAAAAAATTTTTTAATTTTTTGGAAATTTCTACATTAAAAGAAGATGTGAGCTATCAAATTGATTTGCAAAATAAAGAGATCTTAGAAGAAAGTGAAAATAAAGAATATAAGATTGTAGAGGCTTTTTCATTTGCTTCAAGAATCCAGCAAGTGGCTTTTGCAATACATCAAGCAGGAGAATGGCTAAAGGAAGGAAGAGAGAATGTTGCTTTAATTACTCCTAGTGAAGATTTTGTAAAATATCTTCAAGTTTTTGATATTTATAGAAATTTTAACTATGCAGTGGGGATGGATATTAAAAAAACTGCTTATTATAAAGATTTTGTTGCACAGGATATACCAGAAAACCTTGCGAGCTTTCAAGAAAAAATACAAGAACTTGCAAAAAAACATTTGCAATTTCAAGAAGAAATCAAGCTTTTTAATCAGGAATTTTTTTCTGGCCTTTCGCAAATTCAAGAGACTATAGATATTTTTAGCATGGAGGATGTTAGAGAGTTTTATTTAAAAGAACTGGAGGGATTAAAAATTAGTGATAATAGGGGCGGGAAGATTCCGGTTTATGGGATGCTTGAGACACGAGGAATGCATTTTGATTCTGTAGTGATTGTGGATTTTAATGAGGAGAAGATTTTTAATTTTAGTGATAGTGATATGTTTTTGAATACAAAAATACGCAAAAAAATTGGGATGCCTACTTTAGAAGATCGCCAAAATCTTCAAAAGCATTATTATTACCAACTAATAAAAAATTCCAAAGAGGTGAAGATAAGTTTTGTAGAAGATGCTAAATTGCAAATGTCTTATTTTTTACAAAATATAGGCCATGTGCAGTATAAAAATTTTAACAGAACGCTATTTGATTTTAATGCTATAAGCCCTTATCAAGAAGATGAGTTTATAGGACAGATTCCTGCAGATTTTATTTTTAGTGCAAGTAGTTTGCGAGATTTTTTTACTTGCAAAAGAAGATTTTATTTTAAATATTGCAAAAAGCTTGCTAATAAGAGTGATAATTTTTTGCTTTATAGTAGCTTTCACAAGATTTTAGAAGAGGTGTATAAAGCTTATAAGGGTAGAATTAATCCTGTTTTGATGAAAAAAGAATTTGAGGAAAAAATAAGAGGATTGCCTTTTAGGGATCGAGTTGAGGCATTTAGCGCAGAGGTATTTTTGAAAAATATGCGTGGTTTTTGGGATCGCGAAAAAGAGCATTTTAATAATTGTGAATTTTTTCAAGCAGAATATGAATTTAAAACTGAGATTTTTGGCAAAAAATTTACAGGAAAGATTGATCGTATAGACAAAATAGGAGAGAAATATTTAATAATAGATTATAAATTTGGTAAAAATATAAAATTGCAAACAGCTAGTGAGGAAATGAGTGATTTTCAATTGACGATTTATGCATTAGCATTAGAAAATGAGGGTAAAGAAGTACAATCTTGTAGGATTTATGCAATGCAAAATAATCAAGTACTTATTGAGGAAGACTTGATGCAAAAAATAGGGATTTTAGAAAAGAGGTTAAAAGAGCTTGATGGGGTGATTTGTTTTGATAAATGTAAAAAAAATACAGAATGTCAATTTTGTGATTTTGCTATTTTGTGTAATCGCAGTTAAAAGTATCAATTTTTGTGAGGATAAAATATCCTATTAGGGTATAGGCTTAGCATAGTTAGAAAAATAGAAATAAAAGTTTTATGATATCCTATTTAGGGTAAGTGGTAATCATGAACATTATGGCAAAAATTAGTCTTTTTTGTTGGGGATGGTGATGATTTGTGCTTGTGTGTTCTTGGTTTTTTTGATTTCAGTAATTAGTGTTTCTGTATGCTCTGATAATGTAGCATCTAGATAGATACCTGCAAAAACATTATTGCGAATTTGTGAGAAAAAATCTGCATCAGTTTTGGCAATAATTACTGTATTAA is a genomic window of Helicobacter anatolicus containing:
- the tkt gene encoding transketolase, whose translation is MNISKQDLPLLSKMSNTLKFLCADMVQSANSGHPGVAMGLSDVMSVLSLHLNINPKNPTWINRDRLVFSGGHASSLVYALLHLWGFDVSLEDLKAFRQKDSKTPGHPEFGHTQGVEITTGPLGQGVANAVGFAMGAKYAQNQFGEMINHKVYCMCGDGDLQEGISYEASSLAGHLGLDNLILIYDSNHITIEGDTNIAISENIKMRFEAQGFFVLECDGHDLLEIDAILSQAKTNQTKPVLIIMHTKIAKDAIGLEGSAKAHGAPLGQEVIEKSKVALGFDAQKEFYIPEDVMLRFRNICEKGVCANKIWEDTYKEKITELQAYQNKDFSKIIYPTFEKGQKVATRVSNGKILNAISSAVAGFIGGSADLSPSNNTGLDQAGDFPNGKNIHFGIREHSMGAISNGLANYGLYLPFCATFFVFSDYLSPSIRIASIMNAKVFYIFTHDSIGVGEDGATHQPIEQLSHFRAMPNLSVYRPADANENVACWKDALERQGPSMFVLSRQNLEVCTPEDNDQVKYGGYILKARENAKITLLASGSEVSLALRSAEKLEEMGIIAQVISVPCLDILLKQDKTYIKNLFKDTKILAIEAARSYEWYYFADDVLMMEGFGSSAKGDELFEFYGFSEENIIKRVKALC
- a CDS encoding PD-(D/E)XK nuclease family protein — encoded protein: MLDSKNLYVFSSRRAIGDFYLEFDGDFAPRVMSAQEFFESCIVIENKKRAPKFVMKFLLLQTLYEYKNTHKLVLFDKSFLAYLEGMEFLENFFTELDLSGKKIEDISILDTYEDYEEHLKILKDIYENFQEKLKNYQLYRNFYSQNYEIYTDIFANIERIDFFLDGVLSLTEQEILTKIARDKKLILHFEYDAYNKKFFNFLEISTLKEDVSYQIDLQNKEILEESENKEYKIVEAFSFASRIQQVAFAIHQAGEWLKEGRENVALITPSEDFVKYLQVFDIYRNFNYAVGMDIKKTAYYKDFVAQDIPENLASFQEKIQELAKKHLQFQEEIKLFNQEFFSGLSQIQETIDIFSMEDVREFYLKELEGLKISDNRGGKIPVYGMLETRGMHFDSVVIVDFNEEKIFNFSDSDMFLNTKIRKKIGMPTLEDRQNLQKHYYYQLIKNSKEVKISFVEDAKLQMSYFLQNIGHVQYKNFNRTLFDFNAISPYQEDEFIGQIPADFIFSASSLRDFFTCKRRFYFKYCKKLANKSDNFLLYSSFHKILEEVYKAYKGRINPVLMKKEFEEKIRGLPFRDRVEAFSAEVFLKNMRGFWDREKEHFNNCEFFQAEYEFKTEIFGKKFTGKIDRIDKIGEKYLIIDYKFGKNIKLQTASEEMSDFQLTIYALALENEGKEVQSCRIYAMQNNQVLIEEDLMQKIGILEKRLKELDGVICFDKCKKNTECQFCDFAILCNRS